The genomic stretch CACAATTTCCGAACATAGTAAATTTCGTTTTGTTCCACTAATTGGTGATAAAGGTTGGGATATTGATGACCGAAATTAAGTCTATAGCAATCCCTGTCATCATTGGTCCTACAGCCTCAGGCAAAACTAATATAGCCCTCGAACTTGCAAAAATTGCACCAATAGAAATTGTGTCTGCAGATTCGAGGCAGATTTATAAATATATGTCTATTGGGACTGCTAAACCGACAAAAGAAGAATTGTCGCTCGTCAAACACCATTTGATTGATTTTCTTTTCCCAAACCTTGCATATAGTGCCGGAAAATTTGCTGAAGATGCACTCATAGCTATCAATGATATTATCAGTCGTGATAAAATACCGGTGATTGTCGGCGGCACAGGATTTTACATCAAAGCATTTTTCGATGGACTATCTGACGAACCTGTTAGCGAGTCTCGAGATTTGATAAGAGAAAATCTGAATAACATGCTCAAAGACAAAGGCAGAGAGCATCTTTATCAATTGCTTAAACAAATTGACCCCGTTTCGGCTGAGAAAAACCGCGATATGAATCCGCAGCGAATTGTCAGAGCTATTGAATTTTATTATTCGTTTGGAATTAAATTTTCCGAATCACCCGAATCGGAGAAGAAACATAATTTCCTTCCTAAATATTTCGGATTGTTCCCCGAAAGAGATTACTTATACCAAAAAATCAACTTACGAGTGGATAAAATGATTGAGAGCGGACTTGTAGATGAAGTGAAATATCTGCTGTCACTCGGTTTCGACCTCAAATTCAATTCGATGAATACAGTTGGTTACAAAGAAATCATCAATTATATAGACGGGCAATCAACACTTGAGCGAGCTATTGAACTGATTAAGCAAAATACAAGACGTTATGCCAAGCGCCAATTTACTTGGTTTAACAAAATTGAGGGTGTAATTGATATTACAAATGACATTGAACGCTTAAAAAATGAATTTAATCTTTTGTAATTCAAATGATTTTTGTTAATTTGTAGTAGCAGATAAAGAGAATTTTAAAAAGTATGAAAACCAGACTACCAATAATTATAATTTGTTTTTGGGCATTGACTTTTTCGGGCAAAAGCCAAAACGATATAGATGCAGCCCAAATCTACCGTGAGACATTCTTTACCGGATTCAACGAATTAGACAGCGTCTATTCATTAGGGCTTCTTGTCCGGGATATAGAACGGACTATCGCTCAATCAAAAATCGGTAAAACCGAGTTCGGTATAGCCATTCATTCGCTAAATAACAATAAACCTTATTATTCGCATAATTTAACAAAACCTCTCACTCCGGCTTCAGTTACAAAACTATTTACATCATTTGCCGCTCTCAATCTGTTTGGTTCGGAATATATGATTCCCACGAAAGTATTTACCGATGGATATATAAGCTCAGATTCCATATTGAAAGGGAACCTATACTTGGTGGGCTTTGGAGATGGCATCTTTTCTTTACGTGATTTGGAGCAATTATCGGATAATGTTAAAGAATTGGGTGTGAAAGTAATTCATGGCAATATTTATGTTGATGGAAGTTATTTCGACGGAATCTATGAACGCTTGACATATAGCGGCGATAAAGATGTAGTTGTCCAACTTCCGC from Candidatus Kapaibacterium sp. encodes the following:
- the miaA gene encoding tRNA (adenosine(37)-N6)-dimethylallyltransferase MiaA — translated: MTEIKSIAIPVIIGPTASGKTNIALELAKIAPIEIVSADSRQIYKYMSIGTAKPTKEELSLVKHHLIDFLFPNLAYSAGKFAEDALIAINDIISRDKIPVIVGGTGFYIKAFFDGLSDEPVSESRDLIRENLNNMLKDKGREHLYQLLKQIDPVSAEKNRDMNPQRIVRAIEFYYSFGIKFSESPESEKKHNFLPKYFGLFPERDYLYQKINLRVDKMIESGLVDEVKYLLSLGFDLKFNSMNTVGYKEIINYIDGQSTLERAIELIKQNTRRYAKRQFTWFNKIEGVIDITNDIERLKNEFNLL